A genomic window from Pocillopora verrucosa isolate sample1 chromosome 7, ASM3666991v2, whole genome shotgun sequence includes:
- the LOC131781832 gene encoding cilia- and flagella-associated protein 36-like, with translation MATVEGEFIFDAVGGFLTSPIWNYPVRTFIEQNSLVFDPDGENHEAYQEIHKKYKEMVDTLLSSFIKDVGISEEQFMKACQEGRSSPQFNSINRDVFDHMWAAEDYEVFKRLMIQKNIELQLQALQLLQQVHNVQMPMPIPMQNQIPMPVSVAPPKSVPMAPSSSVPPPPGADEDAIMQEVLRRSKEEFESKQKDAKAKTEQEFERTLAESTEESKRLTEIAKREQDELEKALQISLEAQKMQTAEVEKLRDEVKKSTSKGFPQPTSAEAKPAPKPSPAESKAATKAPPAASKTAPKPSPVKSKSPTQPKSQASGLPPLSVKTKKADTPVNAAEGWLKSAKEDAANNASVTPTQSKEVSEEEMKRRAAYLKQQRDKLMDLKRQEREKNLTKYTEQQPKARPTSSRAARQVTAGEQVPSPAAKSDKDGEKKLAMRRALADVLKREVVDKN, from the exons ATGGCTACTGTCGAAGGGGAGTTCATTTTCGATGCCGTTGGCGGCTTTTTAACTTCACCAATATGGAATTATCCAGTGCGTACTTTCATAGAACAAAATTCGCTTG TATTTGATCCTGACGGCGAAAACCACGAAGCATATCAGGAAATACACAAAAAGTACAAGGAAATG GTGGACACTTTGTTATCAAGCTTTATAAAAGATGTAGGAATATCAGAAGAACAGTTCATGAAAGCTTGTCAGGAAGGAAGAAGCAGTCCACAGTTCAATTCTATAAACAGG GATGTCTTTGATCACATGTGGGCTGCTGAAGACTATGAGGTATTCAAGCGACTGATGATTCAGAAAAATATTGAGCTTCAACTACAGGCTCTGCAGCTTCTCCAGCAAGTTCATAATGTCCAAATGCCCATGCCAATACCTATGCAAAATCAAATACCGATGCCTGTTTCTGTGGCTCCACCCAAGTCAGTTCCTATGGCTCCATCCAGTTCTGTTCCTCCACCTCCAGGTGCAGATGAAGATGCTATCATGCAGGAGGTTTTGAGGAGATCTAAGGAAGAGTTTGAGTCTAAACAAAAAGATGCCAAGGCTAAAACAGAGCAAGAATTTGAAAGGACTTTGGCAGAATCTACAGAAGAAAGTAAAAG gctAACCGAAATAGCCAAAAGAGAGCAAGATGAGCTAGAAAAAGCACTTCAGATATCATTGGAGGCACAAAAGATGCAGACAGCCGAGGTGGAGAAATTGCGGGACGAAGTGAAAAAATCAACATCAAAAGGTTTTCCTCAGCCCACCTCTGCTGAGGCCAAACCTGCTCCCAAGCCCTCCCCTGCAGAAAGTAAAGCGGCGACTAAAGCCCCTCCTGCTGCGAGTAAGACAGCACCTAAACCCTCCCCTGTGAAATCTAAGTCCCCCACTCAGCCTAAAAGTCAGGCTTCTGGGTTACCGCCCCTGTCAGTAAAGACAAAGAAAGCAGATACACCAGTTAATGCAGCAGAAGGATGGTTAAAAAGCGCCAAGGAGGACGCTGCTAACAATGCCAGTGTCACGCCAACGCAG TCAAAGGAGGTAAGCGAAGAGGAGATGAAAAGACGAGCTGCCTATCTTAAACAACAGCGAGACAAGCTCATGGACCTGAAGAGGCAAGAACGCGAGAAAAACTTGACGAAGTACACCGAACAACAGCCGAAGGCCCGGCCGACATCTTCCCGAGCAGCACGTCAGGTCACAGCAGGAGAGCAGGTCCCTTCACCGGCTGCAAAGAGCGACAAAGATGGAGAAAAGAAACTAGCGATGCGGCGAGCTCTTGCGGACGTTTTGAAGCGAGAAGTCGTcgataaaaattaa
- the LOC131781833 gene encoding deuterosome assembly protein 1 isoform X1 encodes MHRRFAQALRRLAFKEGELPSDKPILLQSAEEHAEDQNHTETEDDSWILQEDLERIKPSKQQSNHRLLWLAVVTCLILFLVLLVSLLVLSRKIGHGCKCSEQNGPQHLESQTPEKKFERKNTTSNSELLKYLQFLNETLKSTLNKRNDDLAELKSTVKRVTLSVENLHSAMKDVRAAMNGTKNDLAKMKRTVTTVENLHSTMKDVRAAVNGTKNDLAKLKRTVTTLELFNSSLNQVNSKLTRTSNDISKLYSTVTKLENYNSSLNEVKSKLDRSRIDLSELNSTVTKVKSTLDRRSKDVTDLKSTVTKVKSKSDRTSDDVSVLNCTVTKLDKAIQSNLSESCQNVTWNSAFEDCKLKCCCAANSCEETPPAAESCKELYNRTGSDVNKAYRLKLGKKILPVYCHMTTLDGCGGGGWTLVMKMDGSKDTFHYNKLIWTNTLGYNPSAGSIGFDGNETMLPTYWETKFSRICLGMKSGKKVNFIAINRPASSLYSLIADGKYRHTSLGRDKWKSLLPSNASLQSNCNWEGFNAMCAGSGAIQPRARIGILANEQYHCNSCDSRIGFGTGGHPDYSNSCGNVAVHQWGADNGDKNIKTMGYILVQ; translated from the exons ATGCACAGGAGATTTGCTCAAGCATTAAGACGTTTAGCCTTCAAAGAAGGAGAGTTGCCTTCAGACAAGCCCATACTTTTGCAATCAGCTGAGGAACATGCAGAGGACCAGAATCACACCGAGACGGAAGATGACTCATGGATCTTGCAAGAAGATCTAGAACGCATAAAACCAAGCAAGCAGCAGTCCAACCATCGTCTATTGTGGTTGGCCGTTGTCACGTGTTTAATTTTGTTCCTTGTCCTCCTTGTGAGTCTGCTGGTATTGTCTAGGAAAATTGGTCATGGATGTAAATGCTCGGAACAAAAtg GGCCTCAACACCTTGAAAGTCAAACACCCgagaagaaatttgaaaggaaaaatacgACAAGCAATTCTGAATTG CTCAAGTACCTCCAGTTTTTGAATGAGACATTGAAGTCCACATTGAATAAAAGAAACGATGACCTTGCTGAGCTAAAAAGCACTGTAAAAAGGGTAACGCTATCT GTTGAAAACCTTCACTCTGCTATGAAGGATGTGAGAGCCGCAATGAATGGAACAAAGAACGACCTTGCCAAAATGAAGAGAACTGTAACCACG GTTGAAAACCTTCACTCTACTATGAAGGATGTGAGGGCCGCAGTGAATGGAACAAAGAACGACCTTGCCAAACTGAAGAGAACTGTAACAACG CTGGAACTCTTCAATTCGTCCTTAAATCAGGTGAACTCTAAGTTGACCCGAACAAGCAATGATATCTCCAAACTTTACAGCACTGTGACTAAG CTGGAAAATTACAACTCATCCCTTAACGAGGTGAAATCCAAGTTGGATAGATCACGAATTGATCTATCAGAGCTTAACAGCACCGTAACCAAG GTAAAGTCTACATTAGACAGAAGAAGTAAGGATGTAACAGACCTGAAAAGTACTGTGACGAAG GTGAAGTCTAAGTCAGATAGAACCAGCGATGATGTCTCGGTACTCAACTGTACAGTGACAAAG ctgGACAAAGCTATTCAAAGTAACTTAAGCGAGTCTTGCCAGAATGTGACCTGGAACTCAGCGTTCGAGGACTGCAAATTGAAATGCTGCTGTGCAGCCAATTCTTGCGAAGAAACTC CCCCAGCCGCTGAAAGTTGTAAGGAGCTGTACAACAGAACTGG ATCTGATGTCAACAAGGCTTATCGTCTGAAGCTGGGGAAAAAGATCCTTCCAGTTTACTGTCACATGACAACACTTGATGGATGTGGGGGTGGTGGTTGGACCCTGGTGATGAAGATGGATGGTTCAAAG GACACCTTTCATTACAATAAGTTAATTTGGACCAACACGCTAGGATACAACCCTTCTGCTGGCTCGATTGGGTTTGACGGGAATGAGACAATGTTACCAACATACTGGGAAACGAAATTCAGCAggatctgtctcggtatgaaaaGCGGCAAAAAAGTCAACTTCATCGCCATCAACAGGCCAGCTTCCTCCCTGTATTCTCTGATCGCTGATGGGAAATACCGCCATACCTCACTAGGCAGAGACAAATGGAAGTCACTGCTTCCTTCAAATGCGTCACTACAATCAAACTGCAACTGGGAAGGATTTAACGCAATGTGTGCAGGTTCTGGCGCCATACAACCCAGGGCTCGAATCGGTATCCTTGCTAACGAACAGTATCACTGCAACAGCTGTGATTCCAGGATCGGTTTTGGTACTGGAGGTCATCCTGACTACTCGAACTCGTGTGGAAATGTGGCAGTGCACCAATGGGGAGCCGATAATGGggataaaaacatcaaaactaTGGGCTACATTCTTGTTCAATAA
- the LOC131781833 gene encoding deuterosome assembly protein 1 isoform X2 has protein sequence MHRRFAQALRRLAFKEGELPSDKPILLQSAEEHAEDQNHTETEDDSWILQEDLERIKPSKQQSNHRLLWLAVVTCLILFLVLLVSLLVLSRKIGHGCKCSEQNGPQHLESQTPEKKFERKNTTSNSELLKYLQFLNETLKSTLNKRNDDLAELKSTVKRVTLSVENLHSTMKDVRAAVNGTKNDLAKLKRTVTTLELFNSSLNQVNSKLTRTSNDISKLYSTVTKLENYNSSLNEVKSKLDRSRIDLSELNSTVTKVKSTLDRRSKDVTDLKSTVTKVKSKSDRTSDDVSVLNCTVTKLDKAIQSNLSESCQNVTWNSAFEDCKLKCCCAANSCEETPPAAESCKELYNRTGSDVNKAYRLKLGKKILPVYCHMTTLDGCGGGGWTLVMKMDGSKDTFHYNKLIWTNTLGYNPSAGSIGFDGNETMLPTYWETKFSRICLGMKSGKKVNFIAINRPASSLYSLIADGKYRHTSLGRDKWKSLLPSNASLQSNCNWEGFNAMCAGSGAIQPRARIGILANEQYHCNSCDSRIGFGTGGHPDYSNSCGNVAVHQWGADNGDKNIKTMGYILVQ, from the exons ATGCACAGGAGATTTGCTCAAGCATTAAGACGTTTAGCCTTCAAAGAAGGAGAGTTGCCTTCAGACAAGCCCATACTTTTGCAATCAGCTGAGGAACATGCAGAGGACCAGAATCACACCGAGACGGAAGATGACTCATGGATCTTGCAAGAAGATCTAGAACGCATAAAACCAAGCAAGCAGCAGTCCAACCATCGTCTATTGTGGTTGGCCGTTGTCACGTGTTTAATTTTGTTCCTTGTCCTCCTTGTGAGTCTGCTGGTATTGTCTAGGAAAATTGGTCATGGATGTAAATGCTCGGAACAAAAtg GGCCTCAACACCTTGAAAGTCAAACACCCgagaagaaatttgaaaggaaaaatacgACAAGCAATTCTGAATTG CTCAAGTACCTCCAGTTTTTGAATGAGACATTGAAGTCCACATTGAATAAAAGAAACGATGACCTTGCTGAGCTAAAAAGCACTGTAAAAAGGGTAACGCTATCT GTTGAAAACCTTCACTCTACTATGAAGGATGTGAGGGCCGCAGTGAATGGAACAAAGAACGACCTTGCCAAACTGAAGAGAACTGTAACAACG CTGGAACTCTTCAATTCGTCCTTAAATCAGGTGAACTCTAAGTTGACCCGAACAAGCAATGATATCTCCAAACTTTACAGCACTGTGACTAAG CTGGAAAATTACAACTCATCCCTTAACGAGGTGAAATCCAAGTTGGATAGATCACGAATTGATCTATCAGAGCTTAACAGCACCGTAACCAAG GTAAAGTCTACATTAGACAGAAGAAGTAAGGATGTAACAGACCTGAAAAGTACTGTGACGAAG GTGAAGTCTAAGTCAGATAGAACCAGCGATGATGTCTCGGTACTCAACTGTACAGTGACAAAG ctgGACAAAGCTATTCAAAGTAACTTAAGCGAGTCTTGCCAGAATGTGACCTGGAACTCAGCGTTCGAGGACTGCAAATTGAAATGCTGCTGTGCAGCCAATTCTTGCGAAGAAACTC CCCCAGCCGCTGAAAGTTGTAAGGAGCTGTACAACAGAACTGG ATCTGATGTCAACAAGGCTTATCGTCTGAAGCTGGGGAAAAAGATCCTTCCAGTTTACTGTCACATGACAACACTTGATGGATGTGGGGGTGGTGGTTGGACCCTGGTGATGAAGATGGATGGTTCAAAG GACACCTTTCATTACAATAAGTTAATTTGGACCAACACGCTAGGATACAACCCTTCTGCTGGCTCGATTGGGTTTGACGGGAATGAGACAATGTTACCAACATACTGGGAAACGAAATTCAGCAggatctgtctcggtatgaaaaGCGGCAAAAAAGTCAACTTCATCGCCATCAACAGGCCAGCTTCCTCCCTGTATTCTCTGATCGCTGATGGGAAATACCGCCATACCTCACTAGGCAGAGACAAATGGAAGTCACTGCTTCCTTCAAATGCGTCACTACAATCAAACTGCAACTGGGAAGGATTTAACGCAATGTGTGCAGGTTCTGGCGCCATACAACCCAGGGCTCGAATCGGTATCCTTGCTAACGAACAGTATCACTGCAACAGCTGTGATTCCAGGATCGGTTTTGGTACTGGAGGTCATCCTGACTACTCGAACTCGTGTGGAAATGTGGCAGTGCACCAATGGGGAGCCGATAATGGggataaaaacatcaaaactaTGGGCTACATTCTTGTTCAATAA